CAGGTAGCCGGCCAGCCTGGCGCCGCGCTCCACGCCGGCGCGCGCGTTTTCCAGGCGCCGCATCACTTCCGGCCGGTCGGCCACCCGCGGCGCCATCAATTGCAGATTGCCCGAAATGACCTGCAGCAGGTTGTTGAAGTCATGCGCCACGCCGCCGGTGAGCTTGCCGATGGTTTCCATCTTCTGCGCATGCTGCAGAGCCGCCTCGGTGCGACGCATCGCTTCGGCCTGCTCGATGTCGGCGGTGATGTCGCGGCCGATCGCGTGGATGTAGCGGGCATCCGGCGACGCGGTCCACGACAGCGAACAGTAGCTGCCGTCCTTGCGGCGGTAGCGGTTCTCGAAGCGGAACACGTGGGCGCCCGCGCTCAGCGCCGACACCTGGCGCACGGTGGTTTCGCGATCCTCCGGGTGCACCAGGTCGAGGAACGACTGGCCGATCACCTCGGCCGCCTGCCAGCCCAGGATCGACGTGAAAGCGGGGCTCACGGCGGTCAGCCGCGCGTCGAAACCGGCCACCAGGAGGATGTCCTTCGACAGCCGCCACATCCGGTCCCGCTCGGCGGTGCGCTCGGCCACCTGCGATTCGAGCGTGGCGTTCATGCGCGCCAGCGCCTGCGCGGCCGCTTTCTGGCTCGCTTCGCTCTCGCGCAGCGAGCGCTCGGCGCGCACCTTCGCGCTCGTTTCCACCACCACCGCGAACACGCCGCCGATCGTGCCGTCCTCGTACGTGACGGGCGAATAATCGAGGTTCATCCATACCGGTTCCGGCTGGCCGCTGCGGTGCAGCGTCAGTTCCTGTTCCACGTAGCTGAGCTTGCCGCCCCGCAGTACCACGCGCATCACGTTGTCGTTGAAGTCCGCCACTTCCGGCCAGCCCTTGCGCACCTCGGAGCCCAGCAACGTGGGGTGGCGGGCGCCCGCGAATTCGGAATACGCATCGTTATAGATCATGTAGCCCAGCGGGCCCCACAGCGTGACGATCGGTACCGGCGATTGCAGGATCAGGGCGACGGTGGTCTTCATGCCGGGGTGCCATTCGTGCATCGCGCCGAGGGCGGTATCGGCCCAGGGAAATGCGCGAATGAGCTCGGCCGTGCGGCTGCCGGCGGGCAGGAACAGTGGAGAAATATGCGTCATACGGTAGCAGTACGGTCAGGTCACGATTCGCGCCGGGGCGGCGCGAGATGCCGAAATAGTTAGCGATCATACACTTTCGTGGCCGAGAAGTATGTTCCTGCTGTACCGTACGCGCGAGCCGCCCTCCATGCGGGCGGCTCCCTTCCGTGCATCCGGGCGTCGTGGCGTCAGCGCCGGCGCCGCCGGCGCGCGGCCATGCCCGACCCCGCCAGCGCGGCCAGGCCCGCCAGCAGCATCGCCGCCGAAGCCGGTTCCGGCACCGCGCTGATATGGACCAGCCCCTTGCCGCCCACGGTGGTGCTGAACGCGCCCCAGTCGTAGTCGTAGTAGCCGGCCACCACGAACACGTACTGTTTGCCCGGATCCATCGCCGCCATGACGGAGGTCAGCTCGAAGCCGTCGCTGCCGTCCGACGACATCAGGTTCTTCTGCGGCTGCAGCGGATCGAACGCATCCCTGTAGAAGAACGACATGCAGTTGAAGGCGCAGTTCGTGAGGAACGAATACTGCCAGTCGCTGGTGTCGACGCTGACATTGAACGCGCGGTAGGTCACCGCGGTCACGTAGTCCGGCGTGGGCCCGCCGTACGAACCGGCCCGCGCATACGTGGGACCGAACGTGGTGTCGCCGGTGATCGTCGCCACGTCGGCGCGCGCGCCCTGCAGGCCGGCGGCCAGCAGGCCGGCCATGGCCAGGATGGCGCGGAGTTTTTTAGCGGATCGCATCGATGTGTCCTTTCGTGCTGGTGGATGGGGCGGCGCGCCTGCGGACGGCGATGCCGAGGCCGAGCAGGCCGGCGCCCAGCATCAGCCAGGCCGATGGCTCGGGCACGGCGGCAACCGGCGTGATGGTGAAGGCCCCGGCACCGGAGATGGTGGTGCTGAAGCTGCCGAACTGGGTGGCATCCTCGCCGGTGACGACGATCGTGTAATGGCCCGGATCGAGCGGCCCGCCGAAGGCCACCGCCCATGGCGTCACGTAGTTGCCGTTCGCCGCGAAGAAGTTCCTGGTCGGATCGGCGGGATCGAATGCGCCCGTATAGAGGTACATCGAACAGTCGAACACGCAGGTGGTGGCGAAGTTGAACGGATTCGCCGCTTCCTGGATATGCACATCGTAGGCGAGATAGCGCGTGCCCGGATAGACCGCGCCGTCCGGCCAGGACTTCGGGTCTTCCTCGATGCGGGTAAAGGTGGGCGCGTTACTGGTGTCGCCGGTGAAGGTGACTATTTCGGCGCTGGCGCCCTGCGCGAGGCCGGCGAGCAGCGCGGTCGCCGCGAGCGTGCGGGCCAGTCGGGTGGTTGTTTGCATCGTTTTCTCCTCAGTGTGGATCGGGTTGTGCCGTCAAGCCTGGCGGGTGCGCCGGACCGCCGCGCCGAGCACGCCCAGGCCCGCCAGCAGCGCCATCCACGTGGCCGGTTCCGGCACCGCGCTGACGGTCGCATCGATGTTGTCCAGCGCGAACTGGGCCAGGTTGTAGGCGGGCTGGTCGAGCGAGTTGACACAGCTGCCTTCGATGAACACGCAGGCGCTGAAGGTCACGCTGGTGAACGCGGCGCCGTTGAAGCCGTCCAGCGCCGCGGTGGCGAACGCATATGCGCCGTTCGCGTCGAGGCCGGGTAAATCCAGCGCCAGCGTGGCGGTGGCGCCATCGGCGCGCGTGCCGCTGACCACCAGCTGGCCGCGCAGGCCGGCATCGACCGGTTGCGGCGCGAGGAACGCAAAGTCCAGGCTCGTCACCGAGAAAGTCCGGCCGTCCGCCCGGGACAGCCGCAGCGCGCTGTCATTCAGTCCCGCGTAATACAGGCTGGCGTTGCCCGCCGGGCAGGCGATGCCGTCGCAACCGGACGGATCGCCGCCGTCGAGGATCGCGCCGCTCAGGCCGTTGACGCCGTTGGCGATGCCCCAGGGATTATCGAGAGCGGCGAGCGTGAATCCCGATTCGGCCAGCGTTTCACCGCCTCCGAGGATCACCGGCGCCTGGCTGTCGAACGTGATCACGCCGGCCATCGCCGGGGCCGTGGCCAGCAGCGCGCAGGCGAACAGCGCCTGCCGGACAGGGGTCTGCAAGAGTTTTTTCATGTGTTTTCCAGGGGGTGAAAGATTCAGTGCAGGGCCTTCGACCGGGCGCGGCCGCTGGCGAACGACGGCAGCGGATCGGTGGTGTCCACTTCGAGCAGCGTGCCGGCCTCGCTGGCGCCGCCGAACAGGTAGCTGACCATGCCGACGTAGCGCTTGCCCGCCTCCAGCCCGGACCAGCTGTAGCCGACGGTGGCCGACCGGTTCGGGTAGACCACGCCGGGCATCGTCACCTTCAGGTTGGCGCCGGCGCCCGGCGTGACGATCCAGCTGGACAGCTTGTACGTGGCGCTGCCATCCTGCGGCGCATAGCCCAGCACGCAAACGAAGTAGTTGCCGGGCGCGGGATCGCGCCAGGTGAGCATCTCGTCCGAGCCGCCGTTGCCGCTGGCGCCCAGCACCGTGCCGTCTTCCTTCGCCAGCACCAGGTCGAGGTCGCTCTGCTCGCCGCCGCTGGTGTCGCTGTTGTACAGCGCGAAGCGGGCCAGCAGCGTGCCCGGCGCGATCGTGACCGGGGTGACGGTCTGGCCTTCCGACGGGAACGGGCAGGTGTTGCCGCTGTTCGACGTGCCGACCGTGCCTTCGCTCTGCACGGCCGCGAGCAGGCCGCCCTTGCGCGCGGTGATGGCGCCGGCAAAGCCGGAGCGCAGCGCGACGACCTTGCTGCCGGCGGCCGCTTCGCTGGCCACCGTGTCCGGCACGTCCAGCGCCGCCGCCCGGGCGATCAGCGGGCTGGCCACCTTGTGGCCGCCGCCATCGCGCCAGGTGAGCGCGCCATAACGCCAGGTGTGCAGCGGGGCATCGGTGCGGGTGAGCTTCACGGTGAACGCGCCTTGCGCGCCCGGCGCCAGCGTCAGCGCGGCGGGCGCCACGTCGACCCTGAATCCCGGCAGGCTCGCGGTTGCCGTGTACGTCGCGCGGCTGTTGCCCACGTTCGTCACCGTGCGGCGCAGTTCGGCCACGCCCAGCACGCGCTCGGCGGTCAGCGCCGGCAGGTTCAGGTCCGTGCTGTCGAGCGGCGTCACGCCGCCGCAGTCGAGCGGCATGGCGAGCACCTGCCCGCACAGGAAGCGGCGGTAATCGTCCGGTCCCAGGTCATACACGAGGCCGGGGTCGGCCGCGGCCGTGGGCGCGATCTGCCCGGCGCCCTGCCCCCATGGCAGCTTGCCGGAATCGAGCGCGCTGCCATCCCATGCGACCGGCGCGGCGCGGCCGTCGCTCTGCGTGGCGAACGCGGTCGTCACCAGGGCCGACTTGATCGCGGCCGGGCTCCAGTCGGGATGCAGCTGTTTGAGCAGCGCGGCCACGCCCGACACGTGCGGCGTCGCCATCGACGTACCGGTCAGGAATTCCCATGCCGGCGGCGCCAGCGTGCCGCCCGTGAACGGGGCCATGAACTGCTCCTCCGTCATCACCGGCAGGTAGGCGGCCAGGATGTCGGTGCCCGGTGCGGCCAGGTCCGGCTTCAGGATGCTGGCATCGGCCACGTTCGGCCCGCGCGACGAGGAGCCGGCCACCACCGGCGCCGCCGTGGGAGCCGGATCGTAGACCGCGCGCACGTCGCCCAGTGCCGCCGTGGCGCTGGCCGGCGCGGCGGCGATGTAGCTCTTCAGTTGCCGCGCCCCGGCCAGGTCGAGGTGCACCGTCGACAGCGTGTAGGGCTGCGCCGGCAGCGTGGTCGCGCCGCCTTCGACATTGACGAGGATGACGCCTGCCGCGCCGGCCGCCCTGGCGGCGGCGACCTTGTTGACCAGCACATTGCCGCCCCGGTCGCAGACGAGGATCCGCCCCTTCACCTTGTCCGGATCGAACGGCATGCCGACCTGGTCGTCGGGGCCGAAGCACTGGGCGATGCGCGGATCATCCGGCGACGTGCCGGGCTTGCCGGCATCCTTCGCCAGCAGCAGCGGTGCGGACGGCGTGTGCGCGTTGATCGATGCGCCCGTCAGCACAACGCCGCTGCCCAGCCTCGCGTTGCCGGCGTAGGTGCGGTTGTGGGTGGAGTTGGCCACCGTCGTCAGCCACGGGCTGATGTGCGTGACGGGCGCCGGTGCCGTCGAACCGGGCCCCTGGTTGCCCGCGGCCGCGGCGACGAACACGCCGGCATTGGCCGCGCCCAGGAAGGCCTGCTCGGTGGGCTCGTCGAACGTGCCGCCACCGGCCGAGTTGCCGATCGAAAAGCTGATCACATTGACGCCATCGAGCACGGCCTGCTCGATCGCGGCCACGCTGCTGTCGGTCGGGCACGCGTTCTGCATGCCGCCGCCGTAGTCGGCCGTCCAGCAGACCTTGTAGACGGCCAGGCGGGCGCGCGGCGCCATGCCGCCGACGTTGCCGAAGCCCACGCCGCCAATGCCGGCGGCCACGCCGGATGCGCCGCCGGCAGTGCTTGCCGTGTGCGTGCCATGGCCATCGCTGTCGCGCGCCGACACATACTCCCAGTTCGACATCTGCGCATCGGGCAGGAACGCCCGGGCGCCGATCAGCTTGTTGTTGCAATGCGAGGTCGTGAAACCCTGCCCCGGCTGGCAAAAGCCCTTCCAGTGCGCGGGCGGCGGGCCGTAGGCCGGCGTGCCGCCCTCGAAGACGGGCCTGCCGTCGCCGTCGACACGGTCGGCGAACGCCGGGTTTTCAGGCCACACGCCGGTATCGAGCATGCCGATGATGACATCCTCGCCGGCGCCGGCCTGCCCGCCGAGCTGCTGCCACAGGCCGGCGGGCGCGTTCAGGCCGAGGAATGTCGGGGTGTAGCCGGTGGAGGTGTGCAGCAGCACGTTGGCGCTGACCTTCGCCACGGCGCCGTTCTTCTTCAGCTGGCGCACCTCGTCATCGGTCAGCAGCGCCGAAAAACCGTTGAACACCACGTTGTAGCGGTGCGTCACCGATGCCGCGCCGATCGTGCGCAGCACGTCGGCACGGCGTTCCTCCAGGTACGCGATATACGTCTGCACGTGCGGCGCCCCGGCTTCGAGGCGCTGGCCCGCCGCCGGCCTGGTGGCCCGCATGCCGGACACCGTGCCGGCATACGACGCGGCCGGCTTGTCGACCAGTTGCACGATGTACGACTTGCGGACCGGCTCGGCCGCGCCGGCCGTGCCGGCCGTGCAGCACAGCAGCAGCACCGCGCCGACCACGGCTGTCAGCCGCCCGATTCCTGCGCCCGGCATGCCGGGTTTTATTCGATTTCCCATTGTTGCGGCTTCCTTCCAAGTGACAAGACGAACGATAGCGCTACCATTTACGGTAGTAATCCGTAGCGTTTGGCGTGGTTCGCTGCTTCAGGCATCGACAGCTCATTTCGGAGCGACAGCCTGCTATGCGCCCCGTCCACTAGGGCGCGGTGGCAACGTCATCGACAGTGACTTGCAAATAACGTAACAGCGCGAAGGACATTACATGTTTTCGATAGCGTTATCATCCCCCGTTGTTTTTTACCTACGTTTTGGTGGAATAAATGTCTTGCGCAGCGGTGTTGGATCGTGTGGTGAAAGCGTAGGTAGGCGGCCGGCATCAGGTCGAAACCCTGGCCGTGCACGCCGGTCGTGCAGGACAAAAGTGCAGGTTTGCCGGCTGCCGGCTGCCTCACCAGGGCTGGGCGGGCGTGACGGCCATGGCCGGATCGCTGGTGGCATCGAAGCCCGTCTCCACGCGGCCGGCAAAGCGCCAGGCCGCGCCGCCACAGCTGACGGCGGCGTCATACCACGGCGCGGGAAGCACGACGCGTTCCCGCGTGCCTGGCGCCAGGCGCACGATGCGCGGGGCCGGGTCGCCAT
Above is a window of Pseudoduganella dura DNA encoding:
- a CDS encoding NF038120 family PEP-CTERM protein, whose protein sequence is MKKLLQTPVRQALFACALLATAPAMAGVITFDSQAPVILGGGETLAESGFTLAALDNPWGIANGVNGLSGAILDGGDPSGCDGIACPAGNASLYYAGLNDSALRLSRADGRTFSVTSLDFAFLAPQPVDAGLRGQLVVSGTRADGATATLALDLPGLDANGAYAFATAALDGFNGAAFTSVTFSACVFIEGSCVNSLDQPAYNLAQFALDNIDATVSAVPEPATWMALLAGLGVLGAAVRRTRQA
- a CDS encoding PEP-CTERM sorting domain-containing protein translates to MQTTTRLARTLAATALLAGLAQGASAEIVTFTGDTSNAPTFTRIEEDPKSWPDGAVYPGTRYLAYDVHIQEAANPFNFATTCVFDCSMYLYTGAFDPADPTRNFFAANGNYVTPWAVAFGGPLDPGHYTIVVTGEDATQFGSFSTTISGAGAFTITPVAAVPEPSAWLMLGAGLLGLGIAVRRRAAPSTSTKGHIDAIR
- a CDS encoding PEP-CTERM sorting domain-containing protein — protein: MRSAKKLRAILAMAGLLAAGLQGARADVATITGDTTFGPTYARAGSYGGPTPDYVTAVTYRAFNVSVDTSDWQYSFLTNCAFNCMSFFYRDAFDPLQPQKNLMSSDGSDGFELTSVMAAMDPGKQYVFVVAGYYDYDWGAFSTTVGGKGLVHISAVPEPASAAMLLAGLAALAGSGMAARRRRRR
- a CDS encoding S8 family serine peptidase, which produces MPGAGIGRLTAVVGAVLLLCCTAGTAGAAEPVRKSYIVQLVDKPAASYAGTVSGMRATRPAAGQRLEAGAPHVQTYIAYLEERRADVLRTIGAASVTHRYNVVFNGFSALLTDDEVRQLKKNGAVAKVSANVLLHTSTGYTPTFLGLNAPAGLWQQLGGQAGAGEDVIIGMLDTGVWPENPAFADRVDGDGRPVFEGGTPAYGPPPAHWKGFCQPGQGFTTSHCNNKLIGARAFLPDAQMSNWEYVSARDSDGHGTHTASTAGGASGVAAGIGGVGFGNVGGMAPRARLAVYKVCWTADYGGGMQNACPTDSSVAAIEQAVLDGVNVISFSIGNSAGGGTFDEPTEQAFLGAANAGVFVAAAAGNQGPGSTAPAPVTHISPWLTTVANSTHNRTYAGNARLGSGVVLTGASINAHTPSAPLLLAKDAGKPGTSPDDPRIAQCFGPDDQVGMPFDPDKVKGRILVCDRGGNVLVNKVAAARAAGAAGVILVNVEGGATTLPAQPYTLSTVHLDLAGARQLKSYIAAAPASATAALGDVRAVYDPAPTAAPVVAGSSSRGPNVADASILKPDLAAPGTDILAAYLPVMTEEQFMAPFTGGTLAPPAWEFLTGTSMATPHVSGVAALLKQLHPDWSPAAIKSALVTTAFATQSDGRAAPVAWDGSALDSGKLPWGQGAGQIAPTAAADPGLVYDLGPDDYRRFLCGQVLAMPLDCGGVTPLDSTDLNLPALTAERVLGVAELRRTVTNVGNSRATYTATASLPGFRVDVAPAALTLAPGAQGAFTVKLTRTDAPLHTWRYGALTWRDGGGHKVASPLIARAAALDVPDTVASEAAAGSKVVALRSGFAGAITARKGGLLAAVQSEGTVGTSNSGNTCPFPSEGQTVTPVTIAPGTLLARFALYNSDTSGGEQSDLDLVLAKEDGTVLGASGNGGSDEMLTWRDPAPGNYFVCVLGYAPQDGSATYKLSSWIVTPGAGANLKVTMPGVVYPNRSATVGYSWSGLEAGKRYVGMVSYLFGGASEAGTLLEVDTTDPLPSFASGRARSKALH